A window from Balearica regulorum gibbericeps isolate bBalReg1 chromosome 1, bBalReg1.pri, whole genome shotgun sequence encodes these proteins:
- the LOC104631509 gene encoding lactosylceramide 4-alpha-galactosyltransferase, whose amino-acid sequence MSNCLPKLTTGLLSHRLGALFILAISFVFLTSVMFYWRSEEDAEGQFYSLPTQNRCDQFLPYLPHPTVGGSPPPPGDVFFVETSERTDPSYLFTCSVESAARMHPGTRVVVLMKGLANSNASLPNHWGFSLLSCFPNVEIRPLDLTELFSGTPLAKWYLQPEHQKEPYFLPVLSDACRITIMWKFGGIYLDTDFIVLKNLKNLTNALGMQSQDVLNGAFLSFTPKHEFMALCMQDFVDNYNGWIWAHQGPGLLTRVFKKWCSISNIQNNMNCKGVHALSQEAFYPIQWEDWKKLFDTISSSELHSLLKNTYAVHVWNKLSHGTRLEITSQALLAQLYSQFCPATYVKMKKDSGEP is encoded by the coding sequence ATGTCCAACTGCCTGCCAAAACTGACCACAGGGCTGCTGAGCCACAGGCTCGGGGCTCTGTTTATCCTCGCCATTTCATTTGTGTTCTTGACCTCTGTCATGTTCTACTGGAGAAGTGAGGAGGATGCTGAGGGCCAGTTCTACAGCTTGCCTACACAAAACAGGTGTGATCAATTTTTGCCTtaccttccccatcccaccgtcGGTGGGTCCCCTCCTCCACCAGGGGACGTGTTTTTTGTGGAGACCTCAGAGCGAACTGACCCAAGTTACCTGTTCACATGCTCTGTGGAGTCAGCAGCCAGGATGCACCCTGGGACAAGGGTCGTGGTGCTCATGAAAGGTTTGGCAAACAGTAATGCCTCGTTACCCAACCACTGGGGCTTCTCGTTGCTGAGCTGCTTCCCCAACGTGGAAATCCGGCCCCTGGACTTGACGGAGCTTTTCTCAGGGACACCTCTGGCAAAATGGTACTTGCAGCCTGAGCACCAGAAGGAACCTTATTTCTTACCCGTCCTTTCTGACGCCTGCAGAATTACCATCATGTGGAAGTTTGGTGGCATCTACCTGGACACAGACTTCATTGTACTTAAGAACTTAAAGAACCTCACCAATGCACTTGGTATGCAGTCTCAGGATGTACTGAATGGGGCCTTTCTGTCCTTTACACCTAAGCATGAGTTCATGGCGCTTTGCATGCAGGACTTTGTGGATAACTACAACGGCTGGATCTGGGCGCATCAGGGCCCAGGACTCTTAACACGTGTCTTCAAGAAGTGGTGCTCCATCAGTAATATCCAGAACAACATGAACTGCAAAGGAGTGCATGCTCTTTCCCAAGAAGCCTTTTATCCTATTCAGTGGGAGGACTGGAAGAAGTTATTTGATACCATCAGCTCCTCGGAGCTTCACAGTCTCCTTAAGAACACCTATGCGGTGCACGTATGGAACAAACTGAGCCACGGGACAAGGCTAGAGATCACATCCCAGGCTTTGCTGGCTCAGCTGTATTCTCAGTTCTGCCCTGCCACATATGTGAAGATGAAGAAGGACTCTGGAGAGCCCTAA